In Ensifer canadensis, a genomic segment contains:
- a CDS encoding phosphoglycerate kinase, whose protein sequence is MTFKTLDDLTDIAGKRVLVRVDLNVPVKDGVVTDATRIERVAPTIRELSEKGAKVILLAHFGRPKGEPVAEMSLKTIAPAVEDILDQRVHFAADCIGDKAANAIAEMNDGDVLLVENTRFHKGEEKNEPDFVKALAANGDIYVNDAFSAAHRAHASTEGLAHHLPAYAGRTMQAELEALEKGLGQPKRPVVAIVGGAKVSTKIDLLQNLVKKVDALVIGGGMANTFIAAKGVNVGKSLCEHDLADTAKAIITAAAEAGCAIVLPEDGVVAREFKAGADNEVVEINAIPADAMMLDVGPKSIAAVNDWISKAETLVWNGPLGAFEIAPFDKATVAVAKHAAARTRQGSLVSVAGGGDTVAALNHAEVTDDFSYVSTAGGAFLEWMEGKPLPGVDILKQQK, encoded by the coding sequence CGTGCTTGTGCGTGTCGACCTCAACGTGCCGGTCAAGGACGGCGTGGTCACCGACGCAACCCGCATCGAACGCGTCGCGCCGACTATCCGCGAACTGTCGGAAAAGGGCGCCAAGGTCATTCTGCTGGCGCATTTCGGCCGCCCGAAGGGTGAGCCGGTCGCCGAAATGTCGCTGAAGACCATTGCGCCGGCAGTGGAAGACATCCTCGACCAGCGCGTTCACTTTGCCGCCGACTGCATCGGCGACAAGGCTGCAAATGCCATCGCCGAGATGAATGACGGCGACGTGCTGCTGGTCGAAAACACCCGCTTCCACAAGGGTGAAGAGAAGAACGAGCCGGACTTCGTCAAGGCACTTGCCGCCAACGGCGACATCTATGTCAACGATGCCTTTTCGGCCGCGCACCGCGCCCACGCCTCGACCGAGGGCCTTGCCCACCACCTGCCGGCCTATGCCGGCCGCACCATGCAGGCCGAGCTCGAGGCACTTGAAAAGGGTCTCGGCCAGCCGAAGCGCCCGGTCGTTGCCATCGTCGGCGGCGCCAAGGTCTCGACCAAGATCGATCTGCTGCAGAACCTCGTGAAGAAGGTCGACGCCCTCGTCATCGGTGGCGGCATGGCCAATACCTTCATCGCCGCAAAGGGCGTCAATGTCGGCAAGTCGCTCTGCGAGCACGATCTCGCCGATACCGCCAAGGCGATCATCACTGCAGCGGCTGAAGCCGGTTGCGCCATCGTCCTGCCGGAAGACGGCGTCGTCGCCCGCGAATTCAAGGCCGGCGCCGACAATGAAGTGGTGGAGATCAACGCCATTCCGGCGGATGCGATGATGCTGGACGTCGGTCCGAAGTCGATCGCTGCGGTCAACGACTGGATCTCCAAGGCCGAGACGCTGGTCTGGAACGGTCCGCTCGGCGCCTTCGAAATCGCCCCCTTCGACAAGGCGACGGTCGCCGTTGCCAAGCATGCGGCTGCCCGCACCCGCCAGGGATCGCTCGTGTCGGTCGCCGGCGGCGGCGATACGGTTGCAGCCCTCAACCACGCCGAAGTCACGGACGATTTCAGCTATGTCTCGACCGCCGGCGGCGCCTTCCTCGAGTGGATGGAAGGCAAGCCGCTGCCGGGCGTCGACATCCTCAAGCAGCAGAAATAA
- a CDS encoding class I fructose-bisphosphate aldolase, which translates to MSERLEDIAVAMVANGRGLLAADESTATIKKRFDGIGLESTETSRRDYREMLVRADEAMRKYISGVILYEETLFQKAADGTPLVDVIRAAGSIPGIKVDAGAKPMTNFPAETITEGLDGLAQRLTKYYEAGARFAKWRGVIAISDNLPSPGAVSANAHALARYAALCQEAGIVPIVEPEVLMDGAPGDHSIDRSQEVTEWTLRVTFEALAEMRVKLESMILKPSMVIDGKKARKASVAEVAERTIKVLRRTVPSAVPGIAFLSGGQTTEEATAHLSAMNATHNLPWKLTFSYGRALQQEALSAWNGKAENVAAGQRAFSHRAEMCSLAAKGSWKKDLEKAA; encoded by the coding sequence ATGAGCGAAAGACTGGAAGACATCGCAGTTGCCATGGTCGCAAACGGCCGGGGTCTGCTTGCCGCCGACGAGTCCACGGCGACGATCAAGAAGCGCTTCGACGGCATCGGTCTGGAATCGACCGAGACATCGCGGCGCGACTATCGCGAAATGCTCGTTCGCGCCGACGAGGCGATGCGCAAGTACATTTCCGGCGTCATTCTCTACGAAGAGACCCTGTTCCAGAAGGCGGCCGACGGCACGCCGCTGGTGGACGTCATCCGCGCCGCCGGCTCGATCCCGGGCATCAAGGTCGATGCCGGGGCCAAACCGATGACCAATTTTCCGGCGGAGACCATCACCGAAGGTCTCGACGGGCTCGCACAACGCCTGACGAAATATTACGAGGCCGGTGCCCGCTTTGCCAAATGGCGTGGCGTGATTGCCATTTCGGACAACCTGCCGAGCCCAGGTGCCGTCAGCGCGAACGCACATGCGCTCGCGCGCTACGCCGCCCTTTGCCAGGAAGCCGGCATCGTTCCGATCGTCGAGCCGGAGGTGCTGATGGATGGCGCGCCGGGCGATCACTCGATCGACCGGTCGCAGGAGGTCACCGAATGGACGCTGCGCGTCACTTTCGAGGCGCTCGCCGAGATGCGTGTAAAGCTCGAAAGCATGATCCTGAAGCCGAGCATGGTCATCGATGGCAAGAAGGCGCGCAAGGCGTCCGTCGCCGAAGTCGCCGAACGCACGATCAAGGTGCTGCGACGCACGGTGCCATCAGCCGTTCCCGGCATCGCCTTCCTTTCCGGTGGCCAGACGACCGAGGAGGCGACGGCCCATCTCTCGGCCATGAATGCGACCCACAATCTGCCCTGGAAGCTCACCTTCTCCTACGGCCGCGCCCTGCAGCAGGAAGCGCTGTCCGCCTGGAACGGCAAGGCGGAGAATGTCGCCGCCGGCCAGCGGGCCTTCTCGCACCGCGCCGAAATGTGCAGCCTGGCCGCCAAAGGCAGCTGGAAGAAGGACCTGGAGAAGGCCGCCTGA